A region from the Algoriphagus machipongonensis genome encodes:
- a CDS encoding helix-turn-helix transcriptional regulator, producing MKNTIKVERAKNNLTQQDLAEKVNVSRQTINSIEAGKYVPSTVLALKISRVFNVSLEEIFELEEKD from the coding sequence ATGAAAAACACGATTAAAGTAGAACGTGCCAAAAATAACCTAACGCAACAAGATTTAGCTGAAAAGGTCAATGTGTCAAGGCAAACGATCAATAGTATCGAGGCGGGGAAGTATGTGCCGTCCACGGTGTTGGCACTAAAAATTTCCAGAGTTTTTAATGTCAGTTTAGAGGAAATTTTTGAATTGGAGGAAAAGGATTGA
- a CDS encoding TlpA disulfide reductase family protein: MRYTLNSLVLFTFLALLSCSGESENDGKVSVSGKIENAPEGHVVLSKFTESRPVVVDTVQLDANGNFDYSLEIDVPTFYELNLFGQRSVRLALLNDDVNINYDFSDPESLVLEGSKDSQEMQKIDVLITSYQEDVNALNEAYYEAMSNNDSDQIKKIQSDALLLEDNQAKKVKEAINSMGDSFASLAAVGLLNSKNEFQFIDSLVAELDQKYPETKMIIQLKQQLDEMRPLSMGQVAPEIELPNPEGQTVKLSDFRGKYVMIDFWAGWCKPCREENPNVVRLYNEYKDQGFEVFGVSLDRTREAWIDAIFEDQLTWTQVSDLKYFNSEAATTYQINAIPATYLIDPEGKIIGKDLRGPSLESKLKEIFE, encoded by the coding sequence ATGAGATATACATTAAATAGTCTAGTTCTTTTCACATTCCTCGCATTACTTTCTTGTAGTGGAGAATCTGAAAATGATGGAAAAGTCAGTGTTTCCGGGAAAATAGAAAATGCCCCAGAAGGGCATGTGGTTTTGTCGAAATTTACTGAAAGCAGACCCGTGGTTGTGGATACAGTTCAGTTGGATGCAAATGGTAATTTTGATTATTCTTTGGAGATCGATGTACCGACCTTTTATGAGTTGAATTTATTTGGGCAACGTTCTGTAAGACTGGCGTTGTTAAACGATGACGTAAATATCAACTATGATTTTTCTGATCCAGAAAGTTTGGTTTTGGAAGGTTCCAAGGATAGCCAGGAAATGCAGAAAATTGATGTGTTGATTACCAGCTATCAAGAAGATGTCAATGCGCTTAATGAGGCGTATTATGAGGCAATGAGTAATAATGATTCTGATCAAATCAAGAAAATCCAATCAGACGCATTGCTTTTAGAAGATAATCAAGCAAAGAAAGTAAAAGAGGCCATTAATAGTATGGGGGATAGTTTTGCTTCCCTGGCTGCAGTGGGACTTTTGAACTCAAAAAATGAGTTTCAGTTTATTGATAGTCTGGTAGCTGAGTTAGACCAAAAATACCCTGAAACAAAAATGATCATCCAATTAAAGCAGCAGCTAGATGAGATGAGACCATTGTCCATGGGGCAAGTAGCACCTGAGATAGAGTTGCCAAACCCGGAAGGACAAACTGTTAAACTATCAGACTTCAGAGGAAAGTACGTGATGATTGATTTCTGGGCGGGATGGTGTAAGCCTTGTCGTGAAGAAAACCCTAATGTGGTTCGGTTATACAATGAGTACAAAGACCAAGGTTTTGAAGTATTTGGTGTTTCTCTTGACAGAACGAGAGAAGCCTGGATTGATGCGATTTTTGAAGATCAACTGACTTGGACGCAAGTATCAGATTTAAAGTATTTTAATTCTGAAGCTGCTACAACCTATCAGATCAACGCGATCCCAGCAACCTATTTAATAGATCCAGAAGGAAAAATCATTGGTAAAGATTTGAGAGGACCAAGTCTAGAAAGTAAGTTGAAAGAGATTTTCGAGTAA
- the alaS gene encoding alanine--tRNA ligase, giving the protein MEAKKIRSTFIEFFQSKQHQYVPSSPIVVKNDPTLMFTNAGMNQFKDAFLGNETPKFARVANSQKCLRVSGKHNDLEEVGVDTYHHTMFEMLGNWSFGDYFKKEAIEWAWELLTVVFKLPKERLYVSVFEGDQGDGLSLDTEAYNFWKKIVPEDRIIMGSKKDNFWEMGDTGPCGPCSEIHIDLRPEAELAEIPGKDLVNNDHEQVIEIWNLVFMQYNRLSDGSLKELPAKHVDTGMGFERLVRAIQQKSSNYDTDLFAPFLNAIAKKSGKVYGNDEQTDIAFRVIVDHIRAISFTIADGQLPSNNKAGYVIRRILRRAVRYGYTFFGFQEPFLYELTSLIAEHFGDVFPEVRQQQEFISKVIYEEEASFLRTLENGLKILDQIKAELQEKNDTVIPGKTAFELYDTFGFPLDLTSLIARENGLSLDEKGFLAEMEKQKTRSRAASESETGDWVLVHEDEGVEFIGYDFLESFSNIIKYRVVKEKKGEKYQVVLDKTPFYAESGGQVGDKGWLISDNEKIRVIDTKKENDLIIHLVDKLPSNPEVKFSAEVDRKGRALSMNNHTATHLLQSALKEVLGDHIQQRGSLVSPDLLRFDFSHFGKLTEEEITKVEEIVNTKIRENIPLVEKRNVPIEEAKSMGATALFGEKYGDFVRVITFDPDFSVELCGGTHVPYTSQIGLFKITSEGSSASGVRRIEAITAKAAEDYLRGQENLVKEIQELLKHPKDLKKSIEALIQEKNDLKKEIELLYQEKAGAVKGELLKEFVAGEGINTLIAKVDLPNADSLKKLGYELKNEVENPFIILAANIDGKPQIAVIIDEELVKSKNLNAGQIVRDLAKEIQGGGGGQPFFATAGGKNLAGLENVVSKARELYL; this is encoded by the coding sequence ATGGAAGCAAAGAAAATACGGAGCACCTTTATTGAGTTTTTCCAATCCAAGCAACACCAATACGTCCCCTCGTCACCGATCGTGGTAAAGAATGACCCGACTTTGATGTTTACAAATGCGGGAATGAACCAATTTAAAGACGCCTTTTTGGGAAATGAAACCCCCAAATTCGCTAGAGTTGCCAATTCACAAAAATGTCTTAGAGTCAGTGGAAAGCATAATGACTTAGAAGAAGTGGGAGTTGATACTTACCACCATACCATGTTTGAGATGTTGGGTAACTGGTCTTTTGGAGATTACTTCAAAAAAGAAGCCATCGAATGGGCCTGGGAACTACTGACAGTTGTTTTCAAACTTCCAAAAGAAAGGTTGTATGTCTCGGTATTTGAAGGCGATCAGGGAGATGGTCTTTCTTTGGATACGGAAGCCTATAATTTTTGGAAAAAGATAGTTCCAGAAGACCGAATTATCATGGGGTCTAAAAAGGATAACTTTTGGGAAATGGGAGACACTGGGCCTTGTGGACCTTGTTCTGAAATTCATATTGACTTAAGACCTGAAGCCGAGCTAGCAGAAATTCCCGGAAAAGACCTTGTGAATAACGACCACGAGCAAGTGATCGAAATTTGGAACTTGGTTTTTATGCAGTACAATAGATTGTCTGATGGAAGTTTGAAAGAATTGCCAGCCAAGCATGTGGATACCGGAATGGGCTTTGAACGATTAGTCCGCGCTATTCAGCAGAAATCCTCTAATTACGATACTGATTTATTTGCCCCTTTCTTAAACGCAATTGCTAAGAAGTCTGGGAAAGTATATGGCAATGATGAGCAAACAGATATCGCTTTTCGTGTAATTGTAGATCATATTCGCGCTATATCTTTTACCATCGCAGATGGTCAGTTGCCATCAAATAATAAGGCAGGCTATGTAATTAGGAGAATTCTTCGAAGAGCTGTTCGATACGGCTATACTTTCTTTGGCTTCCAAGAGCCATTTTTATATGAATTAACCAGCTTGATAGCAGAGCATTTTGGAGATGTTTTTCCAGAAGTAAGGCAGCAGCAAGAGTTTATTTCTAAGGTAATCTATGAGGAAGAGGCTTCTTTCCTTAGAACTTTAGAAAACGGTTTAAAAATCCTTGACCAGATTAAAGCTGAGCTTCAAGAGAAAAACGATACTGTAATACCTGGTAAGACGGCATTTGAGCTTTATGATACGTTTGGTTTCCCATTGGATCTAACTTCCTTAATTGCCAGAGAAAATGGCCTTTCACTTGATGAGAAAGGATTTTTGGCAGAAATGGAAAAACAGAAGACTCGCTCTAGAGCTGCTTCAGAATCAGAAACTGGAGATTGGGTTTTGGTTCATGAAGATGAGGGAGTAGAGTTTATTGGATATGATTTTCTCGAGTCATTCTCTAACATTATTAAGTACCGTGTAGTCAAAGAGAAAAAGGGAGAGAAATACCAAGTAGTTTTAGACAAAACACCATTCTATGCAGAAAGTGGAGGTCAGGTAGGAGATAAAGGTTGGTTGATTTCTGACAATGAAAAAATCAGGGTTATTGATACCAAAAAGGAGAATGACCTGATCATCCATCTGGTTGATAAATTACCATCAAATCCTGAGGTAAAGTTTTCGGCAGAGGTTGATCGCAAAGGACGAGCTTTGAGTATGAATAATCATACGGCAACTCATTTACTTCAGTCAGCATTGAAGGAAGTCTTAGGAGATCATATTCAGCAAAGAGGATCTTTGGTGTCTCCAGATTTACTTCGTTTTGATTTTTCACATTTTGGGAAGTTAACTGAGGAGGAGATTACAAAAGTGGAGGAAATCGTAAATACGAAAATCCGCGAAAATATTCCTCTAGTGGAGAAAAGAAATGTGCCTATTGAAGAAGCGAAAAGCATGGGGGCCACGGCTCTTTTTGGTGAGAAATACGGAGACTTTGTACGCGTCATCACATTCGACCCAGATTTCTCTGTAGAATTATGTGGAGGTACACACGTTCCTTATACCAGTCAAATTGGACTTTTCAAAATCACTTCTGAGGGGTCAAGTGCTTCAGGAGTAAGGAGAATCGAAGCGATCACTGCCAAGGCTGCAGAGGATTACCTGAGAGGTCAAGAAAATTTGGTGAAAGAGATTCAAGAGTTGTTGAAGCATCCAAAAGACCTTAAGAAGTCTATTGAAGCTTTGATTCAAGAGAAAAACGACTTGAAAAAAGAGATTGAACTTCTTTATCAAGAAAAAGCTGGAGCTGTAAAAGGAGAGTTGTTAAAGGAATTTGTTGCTGGTGAAGGCATAAATACTTTAATCGCCAAGGTGGATTTACCCAATGCTGATTCCTTGAAAAAGCTTGGTTATGAGTTGAAGAATGAGGTAGAAAACCCATTTATCATCCTTGCCGCTAATATTGATGGTAAGCCACAGATTGCTGTGATTATTGACGAGGAATTGGTGAAAAGTAAAAACCTGAATGCTGGTCAGATCGTTCGTGATCTAGCGAAAGAAATTCAAGGTGGGGGAGGTGGACAACCGTTTTTTGCCACTGCTGGTGGTAAAAACCTTGCTGGACTAGAAAATGTAGTAAGCAAAGCAAGAGAGTTGTACCTTTAA
- a CDS encoding alpha-ketoglutarate-dependent dioxygenase AlkB yields the protein MDLGLSCEASYSPEFITQGEANSLFDHLTETLDFTNHTFKLGTGEVVSVNFGKHMFMDQSLFDEDKLPAQVWGKTSVWSDQVRLIKEKVELFTGHQFQVCVCIYYPDGTSGVGFHSDFVAFGDTNYIPSLSLGEEREFVLRNKLNGKETSIELANGSLVTMGNKCQELYEHALPENPKYKNARINLTFRKYGN from the coding sequence ATGGATTTAGGCTTGTCCTGTGAGGCATCATACTCCCCTGAATTTATTACTCAAGGAGAAGCTAATTCTCTTTTTGACCATCTGACAGAAACACTTGACTTCACTAACCACACCTTTAAATTAGGTACAGGAGAAGTCGTTTCAGTAAATTTTGGAAAGCATATGTTTATGGACCAGAGTTTATTTGATGAAGACAAACTTCCTGCTCAGGTATGGGGAAAAACCTCTGTTTGGTCTGATCAAGTTCGGCTGATAAAAGAAAAAGTAGAATTATTTACCGGACATCAATTTCAAGTATGTGTATGTATTTACTATCCAGATGGTACCTCAGGTGTGGGTTTTCACTCTGATTTTGTCGCATTTGGAGACACCAATTATATCCCTTCTTTAAGTCTTGGTGAAGAACGAGAGTTTGTGCTTAGAAATAAACTGAATGGCAAAGAAACAAGTATAGAATTAGCAAATGGAAGCTTAGTAACGATGGGAAATAAATGTCAAGAATTGTATGAGCATGCCCTTCCCGAGAATCCAAAATATAAAAATGCTAGAATCAATCTGACTTTTAGAAAATACGGTAATTGA
- a CDS encoding DUF2306 domain-containing protein, with amino-acid sequence MDLILTLHLSMPFLQKSSWLLFAFLSIAIGIYPILYFVFGRQFGVLNAHDPEQLTNLFWNIAFYTHITLGGLALAVGWVQFNQKLRDRNRKLHKRIGMIYVTAVFFSGLAGVYVAIYTLGGIIASMGFALLGITWLITTLMGWKTAKAKDFVSHENWMIYSYAACFAAVTLRIYLPFLENIMGGFIPAYQIVAWLCWVPNMAVAFWLVRKNQPSSQ; translated from the coding sequence TTGGATTTAATCCTAACGCTTCATTTGTCAATGCCATTCTTACAAAAATCCTCTTGGCTACTCTTTGCTTTCTTAAGCATTGCTATAGGTATTTACCCAATTCTCTATTTTGTTTTCGGCAGACAGTTTGGTGTTTTAAATGCCCATGACCCAGAACAATTAACCAACCTTTTCTGGAATATTGCTTTTTACACACACATTACTTTGGGAGGACTGGCATTAGCCGTTGGATGGGTTCAATTCAATCAAAAATTAAGAGATCGAAATAGAAAACTCCATAAGCGGATTGGGATGATTTATGTCACCGCTGTGTTCTTTTCAGGTTTAGCTGGCGTGTATGTGGCGATATATACTTTAGGAGGAATCATCGCAAGTATGGGCTTTGCTTTATTGGGCATAACTTGGCTGATAACGACTTTAATGGGCTGGAAAACAGCCAAAGCCAAGGATTTTGTAAGCCATGAAAACTGGATGATTTATAGTTATGCTGCCTGTTTTGCTGCTGTAACCTTAAGGATTTATTTACCTTTTTTAGAAAATATTATGGGAGGATTTATTCCAGCGTATCAAATTGTCGCTTGGTTATGTTGGGTACCCAATATGGCAGTGGCTTTTTGGCTCGTGAGGAAAAACCAGCCTTCATCCCAATAG
- a CDS encoding SpoIIAA family protein: MVEQLKTYPKGVLAIEIIDGFTETDEKILQKLFESKKEQGFDPINILIKLDELKISKSSIKTFFEDIIYTLRNYKLMGHIAIVAHSKILKALVPIDNLFFERASKGREERYFDISKLDDAFEFVTKNAN, encoded by the coding sequence ATGGTAGAGCAATTGAAAACTTATCCAAAAGGTGTGTTAGCCATTGAAATTATTGATGGATTCACAGAAACTGATGAAAAAATCCTTCAAAAATTATTTGAAAGTAAAAAAGAACAAGGGTTTGATCCAATCAACATATTGATCAAACTTGATGAGCTTAAAATTTCCAAATCCTCTATCAAAACCTTCTTTGAGGACATTATTTATACTTTGAGAAATTATAAGCTTATGGGACACATTGCCATTGTAGCTCATTCCAAAATTCTCAAAGCATTGGTTCCAATTGATAATTTATTCTTTGAAAGAGCATCGAAAGGAAGAGAAGAACGCTATTTCGATATTTCTAAACTCGATGATGCCTTTGAATTTGTGACGAAAAATGCGAATTAA
- a CDS encoding magnesium transporter CorA family protein: MIEILLKNKQSFKAKSVDELTVSELDFQVMQFLDYSPSELNWLEENYQLDFTILKHYEDIEISSHFLENENQAAFHFSIPYFTNDKKMIEEPLFIIISGAGLFLFSSSNLDRYINETYPSKINSLRRLSNLKGIFKFQFEFISDHFADITEYLSRKIKALANEILIEKEFTSNVMDVITQYNFNNLLIKEAMIETRRVLRLYLKSDWEEKEELKEDIKNELNDLAAISDYIQFNFDRLDDLKENVSNKIDLEQNHIFKMLTVVTVCISLPTFIAGVYGMNFVNMPELKTEFGYPIVLIAMICSAILPFLYFKKKKWL; the protein is encoded by the coding sequence ATGATCGAAATACTACTTAAAAACAAACAGTCTTTTAAAGCCAAAAGCGTCGATGAATTGACTGTTTCTGAGTTGGACTTTCAGGTCATGCAGTTTCTAGATTATAGTCCTAGTGAATTGAATTGGCTTGAGGAAAATTATCAATTAGATTTCACGATCCTGAAACATTATGAGGACATTGAAATCAGTTCCCATTTTCTGGAAAATGAAAATCAGGCGGCATTTCACTTCTCCATTCCCTATTTCACCAATGACAAAAAAATGATAGAGGAGCCTCTATTTATCATTATTTCAGGAGCTGGGCTTTTCCTCTTCTCAAGCTCCAACCTTGACCGCTATATAAACGAGACCTACCCAAGTAAAATCAACTCTTTAAGAAGACTCTCGAATCTGAAAGGCATTTTCAAATTTCAGTTTGAATTCATCTCCGATCATTTCGCTGATATCACCGAGTATTTGAGCAGAAAAATAAAAGCTCTTGCCAACGAAATCTTAATTGAAAAGGAGTTTACGAGTAATGTGATGGATGTGATTACTCAATATAATTTCAACAACCTTTTGATCAAGGAGGCAATGATTGAAACCAGAAGAGTCTTAAGGCTTTACTTGAAAAGTGACTGGGAGGAAAAAGAGGAACTAAAAGAGGATATTAAAAATGAATTAAACGATTTAGCTGCTATTTCTGATTACATCCAATTCAATTTTGATAGGCTAGACGACTTAAAGGAAAATGTTTCCAACAAGATTGATTTAGAACAAAATCATATTTTCAAAATGCTTACGGTGGTTACCGTTTGTATCTCCTTACCTACTTTCATAGCAGGTGTTTACGGGATGAATTTTGTCAACATGCCTGAGTTGAAAACCGAATTTGGATACCCTATAGTCTTGATCGCGATGATTTGCTCAGCCATTTTACCATTTCTTTATTTCAAAAAGAAAAAATGGTTGTAA
- a CDS encoding SRPBCC family protein → MYKQLLITRYFPQSINTVYEAFTSAESLQKWWGPAGFEMETKKFEFHPSGIFHFVLRSDAFDMWAKWIFQTIDEPHKLSVINSFSNESGETVKAPEIPFGEEWPLEMILDLEFFEEDGKTRIDLVSFPHNASDASKAVFSKSIDQMEEGFKGTFDQLEVYLNK, encoded by the coding sequence ATGTACAAACAGCTCCTGATAACCCGTTATTTCCCGCAATCAATCAACACTGTTTATGAGGCATTTACTTCTGCCGAGAGCTTACAAAAATGGTGGGGGCCTGCTGGTTTTGAAATGGAAACCAAAAAATTTGAATTTCATCCTTCAGGAATTTTTCATTTTGTCCTAAGAAGCGATGCTTTTGATATGTGGGCAAAATGGATCTTTCAAACTATTGATGAACCTCATAAACTAAGTGTCATCAATAGCTTCTCAAATGAATCAGGAGAGACTGTCAAGGCTCCCGAAATCCCATTTGGCGAGGAATGGCCACTGGAAATGATTTTAGATTTAGAGTTTTTTGAAGAAGACGGTAAAACTAGAATAGATTTGGTCTCTTTTCCTCATAATGCTTCGGATGCCTCAAAAGCCGTTTTTTCAAAAAGTATTGATCAAATGGAAGAAGGTTTCAAAGGAACTTTTGACCAGTTAGAGGTGTACTTAAATAAGTAA
- the gatB gene encoding Asp-tRNA(Asn)/Glu-tRNA(Gln) amidotransferase subunit GatB codes for MISEEIKNKYQLVIGLEVHAQLMTESKIYASDSTEYGGAPNTQISVITLGHPGTLPKVNKKVIEFAMKMGLACNSEITRHNVFARKNYFYPDLPKGFQLTQDKGPICVGGTVPIQLADGTKKEVILNRVHLEEDAGKSIHLAGESDTLVDFNRAGTPLIEIVTEPDMHSPEEAYAFLVEVKKLVKYLDICDANMEEGSLRCDANISVMLKGAKELGKKVEVKNMNSFRNVFRAIEHEHNRIIGLLEEGKEIISETRTFDAGTGLTASMRTKEDLNDYRYFPEPDLSPVVISDEWLNSITDSMPMLPRDFHKKFVEEYGLPDYDASFLTESKETAIWFSELCGKTQNFKAASNWVMGPIKSSLNELNLSIKDFPVRSESLAELIKLIDEGKVSYTIASQKVYPEMIKSSKESPLEIAQRLNLIQESNESSIKPIIEAVLEENKGKVAEYRSGKKGLIGMFMGQVMKKSQGKADPKVASKLLTELLEAK; via the coding sequence ATGATTAGCGAGGAAATAAAGAATAAATATCAGTTGGTTATTGGGCTAGAGGTGCATGCTCAGTTGATGACAGAAAGCAAGATTTATGCATCTGACTCAACAGAGTACGGAGGAGCGCCAAATACCCAAATCTCGGTGATTACACTAGGTCATCCCGGCACCTTACCAAAGGTGAATAAAAAGGTGATTGAGTTTGCTATGAAGATGGGATTGGCTTGTAATTCTGAAATCACGAGACATAATGTTTTTGCCCGAAAAAATTACTTTTACCCAGACCTTCCAAAGGGCTTTCAATTAACTCAGGATAAAGGTCCTATTTGCGTAGGAGGAACAGTTCCAATCCAGTTAGCTGATGGAACCAAAAAGGAAGTAATCCTTAACCGGGTACATTTAGAAGAGGATGCCGGTAAGTCAATCCACCTCGCTGGAGAAAGCGACACTTTGGTAGACTTCAATCGTGCGGGAACTCCATTAATCGAGATTGTTACTGAACCAGACATGCATAGTCCCGAAGAGGCTTATGCTTTTCTTGTTGAAGTAAAAAAACTCGTGAAGTACCTCGACATTTGCGATGCCAATATGGAAGAAGGATCTCTTCGCTGTGATGCCAATATTTCTGTGATGCTGAAAGGTGCCAAGGAACTAGGCAAAAAAGTTGAGGTGAAAAACATGAACTCTTTCCGAAATGTGTTTCGGGCGATTGAGCATGAGCATAACCGTATCATAGGCTTATTGGAAGAAGGGAAAGAAATCATTTCCGAAACCAGAACTTTTGATGCAGGCACTGGGCTTACGGCAAGTATGCGTACAAAGGAAGATTTAAACGATTATCGTTATTTTCCAGAGCCTGATTTGAGTCCTGTGGTTATTTCGGATGAATGGTTGAATTCAATCACTGATTCCATGCCCATGCTGCCAAGAGATTTTCATAAGAAATTTGTGGAGGAGTATGGCTTGCCCGACTACGATGCGAGCTTCCTTACTGAATCAAAAGAAACCGCGATTTGGTTTTCAGAGCTATGCGGTAAAACTCAGAACTTCAAAGCGGCTTCCAATTGGGTGATGGGGCCAATTAAGTCCAGTCTCAATGAACTGAATCTATCCATCAAGGATTTTCCTGTTCGCTCGGAATCTTTAGCTGAGTTAATCAAACTTATTGATGAAGGAAAAGTTAGCTATACGATTGCTTCTCAAAAAGTGTATCCGGAAATGATTAAATCATCGAAGGAGAGCCCATTAGAAATTGCACAGCGATTGAATTTGATTCAGGAAAGCAATGAATCATCTATCAAACCGATCATAGAAGCAGTTTTAGAAGAGAATAAAGGAAAGGTAGCGGAATATAGGTCGGGTAAGAAAGGCCTTATTGGGATGTTTATGGGGCAGGTGATGAAAAAATCCCAAGGAAAAGCTGATCCCAAAGTTGCCTCCAAGCTATTGACAGAATTATTAGAAGCTAAATAA
- the proC gene encoding pyrroline-5-carboxylate reductase — protein MLSTQKIAIIGCGNLGSSIANGLLEKESFDAKNLTLTKRNTISLSDFEARGAHVHSDNVMAAKYADIILLGVKPYNVAPLLKEIKPVLDPKKQVIISLATGISLAEMYEVLDSKTVTFRAMPNIAADIQESITCVCQQGASLKQIEIIKQLFDSIGITIDIDEKLMEAATVLGACGIAYVLRFMRAMIQGGIQIGFDSKTASRIVNQTVKGAAELMIQQNTHPEEAIDKVTTPKGCTIVGLNEMEHQGFSSAMVRGVIASFEKIEKK, from the coding sequence ATGCTATCCACTCAAAAAATTGCAATTATAGGCTGTGGTAATCTAGGCTCCTCTATCGCCAATGGGCTTTTAGAAAAAGAGAGCTTTGATGCTAAAAACTTGACGCTAACTAAAAGGAATACAATCAGTTTATCTGATTTCGAGGCAAGGGGCGCTCATGTTCATAGCGATAATGTCATGGCCGCAAAATATGCTGACATCATACTTTTAGGAGTAAAACCATATAATGTAGCTCCCCTATTGAAGGAAATCAAACCAGTTCTGGATCCAAAGAAACAGGTGATCATCTCACTTGCCACTGGGATAAGTTTGGCTGAAATGTATGAGGTATTGGATTCCAAAACTGTGACATTTAGAGCGATGCCAAACATAGCAGCAGACATTCAGGAATCGATTACCTGCGTTTGTCAGCAAGGAGCAAGCTTAAAGCAAATCGAAATCATCAAGCAACTCTTCGATTCAATTGGGATTACTATTGATATTGATGAAAAGCTCATGGAAGCAGCAACAGTACTCGGAGCTTGTGGAATTGCCTATGTACTCAGGTTTATGCGAGCCATGATTCAAGGAGGTATTCAGATTGGTTTCGATTCTAAGACGGCTAGTAGAATTGTTAACCAAACTGTCAAAGGTGCCGCAGAGTTGATGATTCAGCAAAACACGCATCCAGAAGAGGCCATCGATAAAGTGACAACTCCAAAAGGATGTACGATCGTAGGACTAAATGAAATGGAACATCAAGGATTTAGTTCTGCTATGGTTAGAGGTGTGATTGCCAGTTTTGAAAAAATTGAAAAAAAATAA
- a CDS encoding alanine racemase, with translation MSYLDKITSPTLLLDEKICRANIKKMADKAARHQMKLVPHFKTAQSREIGSWAKDYGVKEITVSSIKMAEYLSRDSWENIHIAFPFNPLETGKLDEIAENQPISVQIINTQTAQILSDQLKNPVGFFIEIDAGYGRTGVEVTDFGLIEAILLIAKKSDKLNFKGFYLHPGHTYYMSDIPAIYEESRNALSMLKHKYSTEYPELVTRVGDTPGCAVMEDFGDIDEMGPGNFVFYDLMQAELGGCYKTDIAVCLAVPVVDIKKERNEILVHGGGVHLAKDVLIDEDGNKNFGEVVFLNEEGWVIPEERSHLKSISQEHGLVKASDELLAKVKVGDLLGILPVHSCMTADAMREYMTLDGNFVDHAEGISQ, from the coding sequence ATGAGCTATTTAGATAAAATCACTTCACCTACCTTACTCCTTGATGAAAAAATATGTCGAGCTAATATTAAAAAGATGGCAGACAAAGCCGCTCGTCATCAAATGAAATTAGTTCCGCACTTTAAAACTGCACAATCAAGAGAAATTGGTTCTTGGGCTAAGGATTATGGTGTGAAAGAAATCACAGTTTCTTCCATTAAAATGGCTGAGTACTTAAGCAGGGATTCTTGGGAGAACATTCACATTGCTTTTCCTTTCAATCCACTGGAAACAGGAAAACTGGATGAAATCGCAGAAAATCAACCAATCTCCGTTCAAATCATTAACACCCAGACTGCCCAAATACTTTCCGATCAATTAAAAAACCCGGTAGGCTTTTTCATAGAAATCGATGCTGGCTATGGAAGAACAGGCGTGGAAGTAACAGACTTTGGATTGATCGAAGCCATCTTATTAATTGCAAAAAAATCAGATAAGCTCAATTTCAAAGGGTTCTATTTACATCCTGGACATACCTATTATATGTCAGATATTCCTGCCATCTATGAGGAGTCAAGGAATGCTTTGAGCATGTTAAAACATAAATACAGCACTGAGTACCCTGAATTAGTAACCCGTGTTGGTGACACTCCGGGCTGTGCAGTGATGGAAGATTTTGGGGATATCGATGAAATGGGACCGGGTAATTTCGTGTTTTATGATTTAATGCAAGCCGAACTAGGTGGTTGCTATAAAACGGATATTGCTGTTTGCCTTGCTGTCCCCGTAGTTGATATCAAAAAGGAAAGAAATGAAATTTTGGTGCACGGCGGAGGAGTTCATCTAGCCAAAGACGTCCTTATTGACGAGGATGGAAACAAGAATTTTGGAGAAGTCGTATTCCTGAATGAAGAAGGCTGGGTAATTCCAGAGGAAAGATCTCATTTAAAAAGTATTTCTCAAGAACATGGATTAGTCAAAGCTTCTGATGAATTATTGGCAAAGGTAAAGGTTGGCGATCTATTGGGTATCCTACCCGTTCACTCATGCATGACTGCAGATGCAATGAGAGAATATATGACCTTGGACGGTAATTTTGTGGACCATGCTGAGGGGATTAGCCAATAA